One genomic window of Coffea eugenioides isolate CCC68of chromosome 1, Ceug_1.0, whole genome shotgun sequence includes the following:
- the LOC113777226 gene encoding BURP domain protein USPL1-like encodes MDSKALASCVLLLHLLIVLGACDIMPKAKDSGTNAIRLHGMDANNPHRKDKTHHVAHVHEKKSMHDPSLSSSHMMHQMDPRTTVFFVLDDLKLGKTMSILFPDGDPSPLSSPFLWPREPADAIPFSLAKLPQILQHFSFPQGSRKAQVMELVLRACETKPMKGEPKACATSYESLVDFARKILGLSTNIEVLSTHHLAKSNAARLQNYTITEAPERISTPKMVGCHTMPYPFIVFYCHYQQGDNRLYRTVLSGENGDRVEAIAICHMDTSQWSHGHVSFRVLGIEPGTAPVCHFFPAEDFVLVPSTSSI; translated from the coding sequence GGAGCCTGTGATATCATGCCCAAGGCCAAGGATAGTGGTACTAATGCAATCAGGCTCCACGGCATGGATGCTAATAATCCTCATCGAAAAGATAAGACACATCATGTTGCTCACGTCCATGAAAAGAAGTCAATGCATGATCCTTCTCTTTCCTCATCCCACATGATGCATCAGATGGATCCAAGAACAACCGTGTTTTTCGTTTTAGATGATCTCAAGTTAGGCAAAACAATGAGTATCCTATTCCCTGACGGAGATCCTAGTCCTTTGTCCTCTCCTTTTCTCTGGCCTAGAGAACCAGCCGATGCTATCCCCTTTTCATTGGCAAAACTCCCACAGATTCTTCAACACTTTTCATTCCCTCAAGGATCTCGCAAGGCCCAAGTGATGGAACTTGTACTCCGAGCATGCGAGACTAAGCCTATGAAGGGAGAACCCAAGGCTTGTGCCACATCCTATGAGTCATTGGTAGATTTTGCACGAAAGATCTTGGGATTGAGTACCAATATTGAAGTTTTATCAACGCATCACCTTGCAAAATCTAATGCTGCTAGATTACAGAACTATACAATCACAGAAGCTCCTGAACGAATTTCAACTCCAAAGATGGTCGGCTGTCACACCATGCCATATCCTTTCATAGTTTTCTATTGCCACTATCAGCAGGGTGATAATCGTTTATACAGGACTGTTCTATCTGGAGAGAATGGTGATAGGGTTGAAGCTATTGCAATTTGTCACATGGATACCTCCCAATGGAGCCATGGTCACGTTTCCTTCCGAGTGCTTGGTATCGAACCGGGCACTGCCCCTGTTTGCCATTTCTTTCCAGCAGAGGACTTTGTATTGGTTCCATCTACTTCTTCAATCTAG